In Pseudomonas sp. LRP2-20, the genomic window AGGCCAGCAGCCGGGAGAACCAGCTGGCCAACCTGGCGGCGCTGCAGGTGCGGCTGGATGATGCCGACCGGGCACTGATTGCCGGGTTGCCGAAGGATCAGCGGGTGGTCAGCCCGGACTTTGCGCCCGACTGGAACAGCTGAAACCTGCAAAGGCCCTATCGCCGGGCGCCGGCAGCCCGGCTACCACAGGATTGTCACCAGCGTCCAAGCATGCGCTGTACTGGTGGGAGCCGCGCTTGCCGGCGATGGGCCGCGAAGCGGCCCCACGATTTCAAGGTTGTTGCATAAATTGCCGGGGCCGCTTCGCGGCCCATCGCCGGCAAGCGCGGCTCCCACCACAGGGATCGCGCCAGCTTTCAGAAATTGAGCAATAGAACCGCGGCGAAGCAGCCCCCAGGCCTTCAAACGCTACACACAGACCTGCTTCAATCGCTCACTGGCTGGCGCCGGGCGCCCATACAGGTAGCCCTGGAAGTGCGAACACCCTTCCGCCCGCAGCCGCTGCATCTGTTCCTCCGACTCCACCCCTTCGGCCGTGGTCTTGATCATCAGGCTGTTGGACAGCTCGGTAATCGCGCGAATGATCGACATCGCCTCGCGGCTGTCGCACATGTCATGCACGAACGACTTGTCGATCTTGATCCGGTCGAACGGGAACGAACGCAGATACCCCAGCGACGAATAACCGGTGCCGAAGTCATCCAGCGAAATCGACACGCCCAGGTCCTTCAGCGCGCGCAGGGTACGCACGTTTTCCTCGCTATTGCCCAGCAGCACCGACTCGGTGATCTCCAGCTCCAGGCGCTGCGGCGCCAGCCCCGAGTCGGCCAGGGCCAGGGTCACGGTGTGCACCAGGTTGGCGTTCTTGAACTGCACCGGCGACAGGTTCACCGACACGGTCTGCTCGGTCCCCCAGCTGGCCGCCTCCTGGCAGGCCAGGTTCAGTGCCCGGGTGCCAAGTTCGTGGATCAGCCCGGTTTCCTCGGCGATGGGGATGAAGTCCATGGGCATGACCATGCCCCGGGTCGGGTGCTCCCAGCGCAGCAGCGCTTCGTAGCCGGTCACGCTGCTGGTCTGCTGATCCACCACCGGCTGGTAGTGCAGGTGCAACTGCCCCAGGTGCAGGGCGGTGCGCAGGTCGGTTTCCACCAGGCGGCGCTGGCGGGCGGCGACATCCAGTTCGAGGTGGAAGCACTCGTAGCGGTTGCGGCCGTTGCGCTTGGCCTCGTACAAGGCCATGTCGGCGTAACCGAGCAGTTGTTCGGCCTGGTCGTTATCCTCGGGGGCAATGGCGATACCGATGCTGACACCCACCGAGAACTGGTGGCCCTCGATCTGGAACGGCGGGCAGATCGCCTCGATCAGGCGCTTGGCGGTGCTGCAGGCGGCTTCGCGGCTGTCCAGGTGGGTCAGCACCACGGCGAATTCGTCACCGCCCAGCCGGGCCAGGGTGTCGTGCTCGCGCAGCTCGCG contains:
- a CDS encoding EAL domain-containing protein, which translates into the protein MSLVSSPDIMYRLLIQSVVDYAIYLLTPDGIVANWNPGAQRAKGYRAEEIVGQHYSLFYSETERAAGLPQQNLEQARNTGRFEEIGARLRKDGTAFHAHVVIEAVRDDNGQLVGFAKVTRDISERRQQELELLQAKELAEQYSQEMANLSQFLDSVIANIPASVIVQDLESQRILLANQQAERLFGGGGKPMIGHTPGECLAPAAADYLETQLSRGARSSKGFAAETRVDTACGPRTLRSRALLSQKCEGQADYVLFVAEDATEELAAHAQIHHMAHHDALTGLPNRTLFHERLKQALVRGQENDKLTAALCLDLDNFKNINDSLGHAFGDKLLRALGKRLRRELREHDTLARLGGDEFAVVLTHLDSREAACSTAKRLIEAICPPFQIEGHQFSVGVSIGIAIAPEDNDQAEQLLGYADMALYEAKRNGRNRYECFHLELDVAARQRRLVETDLRTALHLGQLHLHYQPVVDQQTSSVTGYEALLRWEHPTRGMVMPMDFIPIAEETGLIHELGTRALNLACQEAASWGTEQTVSVNLSPVQFKNANLVHTVTLALADSGLAPQRLELEITESVLLGNSEENVRTLRALKDLGVSISLDDFGTGYSSLGYLRSFPFDRIKIDKSFVHDMCDSREAMSIIRAITELSNSLMIKTTAEGVESEEQMQRLRAEGCSHFQGYLYGRPAPASERLKQVCV